From a single Deinococcus sp. Leaf326 genomic region:
- a CDS encoding arsenate reductase ArsC — protein sequence MPRVLILCTHNSARSQMAEALTRDAARRLGIDLDVHSAGTEATRVKPDAITVMNELGLDLSAHTSKTLHDVPDAQNFDYVITVCDSAAEACPIYPSHTLRRHYPFVDPSGGSLDRWRTVRDQLKIQFDAFVQALKEDRDVPPTYEESPAVETK from the coding sequence ATGCCGCGCGTCCTGATTCTCTGTACCCACAACTCCGCCCGCTCCCAGATGGCCGAAGCCCTCACGCGTGACGCCGCCCGTCGCCTGGGCATCGACCTGGACGTTCACTCCGCCGGCACAGAAGCTACCCGGGTCAAGCCCGATGCCATCACCGTCATGAATGAACTGGGGTTGGATCTCTCCGCCCACACCAGCAAAACCCTCCACGATGTCCCCGATGCGCAGAACTTCGACTACGTCATCACAGTCTGCGACAGCGCCGCCGAAGCCTGCCCCATCTACCCCAGCCACACCCTCCGGCGGCACTATCCCTTCGTCGATCCGAGTGGCGGCAGCCTCGACCGCTGGCGGACCGTCCGCGACCAACTCAAGATCCAGTTCGATGCTTTTGTCCAGGCCCTCAAAGAAGACCGTGACGTCCCGCCCACCTACGAGGAGAGTCCCGCGGTCGAGACTAAGTAA
- a CDS encoding helix-turn-helix transcriptional regulator, with protein MAAVCAEDTCETRCVHPQAVAAARAALPDETSVARATILLKLMGDAHRLKILSALTQGELCVCDLAAVIRLSESATSHQLRLLRTGRVVTSRKEGRAVYYRLLDQHVTTLIANALDHARE; from the coding sequence ATGGCCGCCGTTTGCGCTGAGGATACCTGTGAGACGAGGTGCGTCCATCCGCAGGCGGTCGCTGCAGCACGGGCGGCCCTGCCGGACGAGACCTCCGTTGCGCGCGCGACGATCCTACTGAAACTCATGGGGGATGCCCATCGGCTGAAGATCCTGAGCGCTCTGACCCAAGGTGAACTCTGCGTGTGCGACCTGGCGGCCGTGATTCGGCTGAGCGAGAGCGCCACCAGTCACCAGTTGCGCTTGCTGCGAACAGGCCGGGTCGTCACCTCACGGAAGGAGGGCCGGGCCGTGTATTACCGGTTGCTGGATCAGCATGTGACGACGTTGATCGCCAATGCCCTTGACCATGCTCGGGAGTAA
- a CDS encoding S9 family peptidase, with amino-acid sequence MLHIRSALLLALLGPMTAAQGTDHPLSIERMRARTYPGSTLTTQQTLSPGVNYTRRVVSYQSDGLRIHALLTVPNGIPPKGGWPAIVFNHGYIPPNLYRTTERYVAYVDAFARAGFVVLKPDYRGHGRSQGRPTGTSYWSPEYTTDVLNAVSSLHTLPSVNRARLGMWGHSMGGHITLRAMVVSPDIKAGVIWAGVVGPYELLFNALPQWGRSDPNDSRAQLLADLGRPERNPAAYQAISPNASLADLRGRPLQLHHATGDTHVPYSLSQALANGLKAAGQPVTFYTYTNDNHDLSRNLKTALERSVAFFKKNL; translated from the coding sequence ATGCTTCACATCCGCTCTGCCCTGCTGCTGGCCCTGCTCGGCCCGATGACCGCCGCCCAGGGCACCGATCATCCCCTGTCCATCGAGCGCATGCGCGCCCGAACGTACCCCGGCAGCACCCTCACCACCCAGCAGACCCTGAGTCCCGGCGTGAACTACACCCGGCGCGTCGTGTCCTACCAGTCCGACGGCCTGCGCATCCACGCCCTCCTTACCGTCCCGAACGGTATACCCCCCAAAGGTGGCTGGCCCGCCATCGTGTTCAATCACGGCTATATCCCCCCCAACCTGTACCGCACCACCGAGCGCTACGTCGCGTACGTGGACGCCTTCGCCCGTGCGGGCTTCGTGGTCCTCAAGCCCGACTACCGTGGACACGGCCGCTCCCAGGGCCGACCGACCGGCACCTCCTACTGGTCACCCGAATACACCACCGATGTCCTGAATGCCGTGTCCTCCCTCCACACCCTTCCCAGCGTCAACCGGGCGCGCCTAGGCATGTGGGGCCACTCCATGGGCGGCCACATTACCCTGCGGGCCATGGTGGTGAGCCCCGACATCAAGGCCGGCGTGATCTGGGCCGGCGTGGTCGGCCCCTACGAACTGCTCTTCAACGCGCTCCCTCAATGGGGCCGCAGCGACCCGAACGATTCGCGCGCCCAACTGCTCGCCGACCTCGGCCGCCCCGAGCGCAACCCGGCTGCATACCAGGCTATCTCCCCGAACGCCTCCCTGGCCGACCTCAGAGGCCGCCCCCTTCAGCTGCACCACGCCACCGGGGACACGCACGTGCCCTATAGCCTCTCGCAGGCACTCGCCAATGGGCTCAAGGCCGCTGGGCAACCCGTGACCTTCTACACGTACACCAATGACAACCACGATCTCAGCCGCAACCTGAAGACCGCCCTCGAGCGTTCCGTGGCGTTCTTCAAAAAGAATCTGTAA
- a CDS encoding SCO family protein has product MADGSGGVVVTGINRPSRRRWTRGVALAASVVSVGLAGLLLYHQLNPPVSLYGSTYPAGTAALDLRGTGEDGQPLALADLKGKTVAVFFGFLHCPNYCPATLAALERVRQALPEQQREQFVTLLVSVDPRRDTPALMKKYVKYFNASARGLIIPEAQLREAAAGWGVGYEYVDEKDGEYQVNHTTGTYLVDRAGNRRVVWDYLQLTTNPQRVAQDVQGVLE; this is encoded by the coding sequence ATGGCTGACGGGTCGGGCGGCGTGGTCGTCACCGGCATAAATCGCCCATCCCGGCGGCGCTGGACACGCGGGGTGGCTTTGGCGGCGAGCGTCGTCAGTGTGGGGCTCGCTGGACTGCTGCTGTACCACCAACTGAACCCTCCCGTCTCGCTGTATGGCAGTACGTACCCCGCTGGGACAGCGGCACTCGACCTGCGGGGGACAGGGGAGGACGGACAGCCCCTTGCGTTGGCGGATCTGAAAGGCAAGACGGTCGCCGTGTTCTTCGGGTTTCTACATTGCCCCAACTACTGTCCAGCGACCCTGGCAGCGCTGGAACGGGTGCGCCAGGCGCTGCCGGAGCAACAACGGGAACAGTTCGTAACGTTGCTGGTTTCTGTGGATCCAAGAAGGGATACGCCAGCGCTGATGAAGAAGTACGTGAAGTACTTCAACGCGAGCGCTCGGGGATTGATCATCCCGGAGGCCCAGTTGCGCGAGGCGGCCGCCGGGTGGGGCGTGGGCTATGAGTATGTGGACGAGAAGGATGGGGAGTATCAGGTGAATCACACGACGGGCACGTATCTCGTGGATCGTGCTGGGAACCGGCGTGTGGTGTGGGATTACCTGCAGTTGACGACGAATCCGCAGCGGGTCGCGCAGGACGTTCAGGGGGTGCTGGAGTGA
- a CDS encoding DUF305 domain-containing protein, with the protein MRGAGLLGAAVLGSAVTAGIFLLSTPRPPTEDSADVRFLRNMRAHHDQAVEMSVTLLKRATDADVRLLAQDITLTQQAQIGQMSGWLSAWGHPVAGARPPMQGMNRAAMGLASARELRGLEERPITEATRQYLLLMRAHHVGGVAMANTALNEAQNPLVRTFARNVVTSQTAEVRAIDMLLTARNVVPPATPAEPADMGEMNHG; encoded by the coding sequence ATGAGAGGCGCGGGCCTCCTCGGGGCGGCAGTGCTCGGGAGTGCCGTCACGGCAGGCATCTTTCTCCTCAGCACCCCCAGGCCTCCCACGGAAGACAGCGCCGACGTCCGGTTCCTCCGGAACATGCGCGCACACCACGACCAGGCCGTCGAGATGAGTGTCACGCTGCTCAAGCGCGCCACGGACGCGGACGTGCGGTTGCTCGCGCAGGACATCACCCTCACCCAGCAAGCCCAGATCGGACAGATGAGTGGCTGGCTGAGTGCCTGGGGCCACCCGGTGGCGGGCGCACGACCGCCCATGCAGGGCATGAACCGCGCAGCGATGGGTCTGGCCAGCGCCCGTGAGCTGCGTGGCCTGGAAGAGCGCCCCATCACGGAGGCGACGCGGCAGTATCTCCTGCTGATGCGCGCCCATCATGTCGGGGGCGTGGCCATGGCGAACACCGCCCTCAACGAGGCACAAAACCCGCTCGTGCGGACGTTCGCCCGCAATGTGGTCACCTCTCAGACCGCCGAAGTGCGCGCGATCGACATGCTCCTGACGGCCCGGAACGTCGTCCCACCCGCCACCCCAGCCGAGCCGGCCGACATGGGAGAGATGAACCATGGCTGA
- a CDS encoding helix-turn-helix transcriptional regulator — protein MITLTAPSVLDQLKALAQDTRYDLVRHLAQGEHCVCDLEALLNLPQSKVSYHLNILKEAGLVTSEQRGKNMYYALSREPFFRLGGQLLLDLFPELPPLTHQSKSVC, from the coding sequence GTGATCACGCTGACCGCGCCCTCCGTCCTCGACCAGCTCAAGGCGCTCGCGCAAGACACGCGCTACGACCTCGTCCGCCATCTCGCTCAGGGCGAGCACTGCGTCTGCGACCTAGAAGCCCTCCTAAATCTGCCCCAGTCAAAGGTTTCCTACCACCTCAATATCCTTAAAGAAGCGGGTCTGGTGACGTCCGAGCAGCGCGGCAAGAACATGTATTACGCCCTGAGCCGGGAGCCCTTCTTCCGCCTCGGGGGTCAATTGCTACTTGATCTTTTCCCCGAGCTCCCACCCCTGACACATCAATCTAAATCGGTGTGTTAG